In Shewanella sp. GD04112, the sequence AAAATGATAGCCAAGAAGGCGCGAAAATTGAGACTACCGCTAAGTTCTCCCAAATCGCCGCTTGGACACCTTATATCATCATGGCAGCGCTATTAGTGTTATCACGTACGGTTGCGCCACTCAAAGCCTGGTTATCCAGTTTCAACATCAGCTGGACAGGCCTAATGGGCACTGAGCTAAAAGCCAGCTTTGCGACCCTGTACGCACCAGGCGCCTTCTTCGTGGCCGTGTGTATCTTAGGTTTCTTCCTGTTCAAGATGAAAAGCCCAGCGATTAAGCAATCTATCGGCGTGTCATGCAAGTCGATGTTACCGACTATCATCTCATTAGGCGCATCCGTGCCTATGGTGAAAATCTTCTTAAACTCAGGCGTTAATGGTGCAGGTCTTGCGTCTATGCCAGTCGCCTTAGCCGATATGTTAGGCCAATCTATGGGAGCGGTTTGGGCATGGATGGCACCGATTGTGGGGATCTTCGGCGCCTTCCTTTCAGGCTCGGCCACCTTCTCCAACATGATGTTCTCCAGCCTACAATACAGTGTGGCCGACAACATTGGCATGAACCATACACTGGTGTTAGCACTCCAAGGTATCGGTGCGAACGCCGGTAACATGATGTGTGTGATGAACGTCGTAGCCGCCGCGACCGTTGTAGGTATGGCGGGCAGAGAATCAGAAATTATTCGTAAAACTATGCCTGTGGCGATTGGTTATGCGCTACTTGCAGGCACCATCGCAACTCTTTGGGGTGGCTTCTAAGCCAATCTAAACCTAAGGCCGCTTGGCGGCCTTAGTCATTTTTAGCGTTGAGAGAGTAACTTATGTCTATTAATTATGACGCTGTTTATAAAGAGCTTATTCAACAACTCGGTGAGTCAGCCGTCTCAAATGACCCTGTACGCCGCTTTGCGTGGTCAACCGACGCCAGTTATTTCCGTATCGTGCCTGAAATTGTGGTCCACGCGGATAACCTCGAACAGGCCAAACAGACCTTAGCCATCGCCCGTGCCCATAAAGTGCCAGTAACCTTCCGTGCGGCGGGTACCAGTTTATCGGGACAAGCCATTGGCGAAGGGATTTTATTGATCTTGGGCCACGACGGTTTTAGAACCATTGAAATCAGTTCCGACAGCAATAAGATCACCTTAGGCGCGGCGGTGATTGGTGCCGATGCCAACGCGGCACTCAAGCCTCTCAATAAGAAAATCGGCCCCGATCCGGCGACCCTTGCCTCGGCCATGGTCGGCGGTATTGTGTCTAACAACGCCTCGGGTATGTGCTGTGGTACGGCGCAAAACAGTTACCAGACCATCGCCTCGGCTAAACTGCTGTTTGCCGATGGTACAGAACTCAACACGGGTTGCGATAAGTCTAAGGCCGCCTTCACCCAAAGCCACGGCGAGTTGCTCGACTCACTGGCCTCACTGGCTAAATTAACCCGCAGCAATGACGTGCTCGCGCAGCGTATTCGTAAAAAATACTCCATCAAAAACACTACGGGTTATAGCATCAATGCTCTAGTGGATTTTGAAGACCCGTTCGATCTAATTAACCACTTGATTGTCGGCGCCGAAGGCACCTTAGCCTTTGTCGAAGAAGTCACTTACCACACGGTCGATGAAGCCAAATTTAAAGCCTCGGCCATGGCGGTATTTTTCAATATGGTGGATGCGGCGAGTGCCATTCCACCGATTATTGGCGATAGCGTTGCCGCCGCCGAATTACTCGACTGGGCATCCATCAAGGCCGTCACTGGTAAAAAAGGCATGCCAGATTGGCTCAATGAACTGCCAGAAGGCGCGGCCATTCTATTGATTGAGTCCCGCGCTAACGATGCCCAAACCTTAGAAAGCTATACCCAAGATGTGATTGCCAAGCTCGCGCACATCAAAACCGAGCGTCCGATTAGCTTCAGTAGCGACGCCAATGTGTACAGTAAATACTGGGCAATGCGCTCTGGCCTGTTCCCGATTATTGGTGGCGAGCGACCAAAAGGCAGCTCAGTCATCATCGAAGACGTGGCCTTTAACGTCGAACATTTAGCCGCGGCCGCCGCCGATTTAACCGAGCTATTCCATAAGCACGGCTATCCCGAAGGCGTGATTTACGGCCATGCGCTGGCGGGTAACTTCCACTTTATTATCACCCCGACCTTCGCCTCCCAAGCCGACATTGAGCGCTTCCAAGGCTTTATGCAGGATGTGGCCGAGATGGTGATCCATAAATACGATGGTTCGATGAAGGCCGAGCACGGCACTGGCCGTGCGGTTGCACCTTTCGTTGAAATGGAATGGGGCGCCGATGCTTACACCCTCATGAAACGCATCAAGCATATCTTCGACCCAGAAGGCCTGCTCAACCCCGGCGTTATCTTAAACGACGACAGCACAGTGCACGTGAAAAACATCAAGCCGTGCCCTGTGGTCGATGATTTTGTCGATAAATGTATCGAGTGTGGTTTCTGCGAAAAAACCTGTCCTACTTCGGCGCTGAACTTCTCGCCACGTCAGCGGATCGCCACCCTGCGTGAAATCGAGCGCTTAGAGCAATCTGGCGATAAAGCCGCCGCCGATAAAATGCGTGCCGATGCCAAATATGATGTGATTGATACCTGCGCGGCTTGCCAGCTCTGTACTATCGCCTGCCCAGTCGATAACAGCATGGGTCAGTTAGTCCGTAAGCTGCGCACGCCCTATATCAGCACCACTGAGCAAAAAGTGTTGGATTTCCAAGCCAAACACTTTGGCGCCGTCAACCAAGTGATCAGCACAGGCTTTGACGTATTGGGAGTCATCCATAAAATCACCGGCGATGGTATCACCAATGCGCTGATGAAAACTGGCCGTTTACTCTCCAAAGAAGTGCCCTATTGGAATCCAGACTTCCCCAAAGGTGGCAAACTGCCTAAACCATCCCCAGCTAAAGCGGGCCAAGAAACCGTGGTTTACTTCCCAGCCTGCGGTGGCCGCACCTTTGGTCCCACACCTAAGGATCCCGATAATCGCACCTTGCCAGAGGTGGTTGTGACTCTGCTCGAGCGTGCTGGCTATAACGTTATTACCCCAGAGAAGACCCGCGATTTATGCTGCGGCCAAATGTGGGAATCTAAGGGCGACTTTAAAAATGCCGACGCCAAACGCCAAGAGCTTATCGATGTAGTCAGCAAGATGAGTAATGGCGGCAAAATCCCAGTATTAGTCGATGCCCTGTCTTGTACCTACCGTACCCTCACGGGTAACCCTCAGGTGCAAATCACCGACTTGGTTGAGTTTATGCACGACAAGCTGCTGGATAAACTGAGTATCAACAAAAAGGTCAATGTGGCTCTGCACTTAGGTTGTAGCGCTCGTAAGATGAAGTTAGAGCCTAAGATGCAAGCCATTGCCGATGCTTGTTCGAGCCAAGTGCTCAAACCTGCGGGCATTGACTGCTGTGGTTACGCCGGTGAAAAAGGCCTGTATAAGCCAGAAATCAACGCCAGCGCCCTGCGTAATATTAAAAAGCTCATTCCTGTCGAGATTAAGGAAGGCTATTACGCCAACCGTATGTGTGAGGTCGGCTTAACGCAGCACAGTGGCATTTCCTACCGCCACTTAGCGTATCTGCTCGAAGAGTGCAGCCGCTAAAGAGTACTCAACGGGGCTAGAAATGGCCCCGTTTTTTTATCAGAAGAAAACTATTCTCATTTATCGTTAAACACTATTGAGCGGAGAGGTGAATCACAAAACAGAAACCATATTTAATATATTAAAATCAACACATTAAAATATTCTCACTTTTGCAAAAATCAACAAGGTCATTTACTAAATTAGCGCTACTTATTTACTTAAGATAAGCCTATATTTGATCAACTACCTTAGCATTTGTGTGGACTTTGGGGTCACAGTGCAAGGCAATGTCGTTCACTAACAAGAAAGAGAAAAACACAATGAAAATCGCTCTTTTCATCCCGTGTCTCGTTAACCAAATGATGCCAGACGTGGCGATTGCCACCCTAGAATTACTGGAAAAACTCGGACACCAAGTGATTCTACCCGCAGGCCAAACATGCTGTGGCCAACCTATGACCAACTCGGGTTGCTTCGATGCAGCACGCAGTACTACCTTGAAATTACTCAATGCTTTCAAGGGTGTGGAATGTGATGCCATTGTTTGCCCTGCCGCGTCTTGTTTAGTGGCCGCCAAAGAAAACTTCCACGAGTTTGACAGCAGCCCAGAAGCCCAAGCCGTTATCGACAAACTCTATGAGCTGACCGAGTTCCTCCACGATGTCGCTCCAATCCCAGCGTTCAACAAGCCTTTTGCCCATAAGATCAGCCTGCAACTGAGCTGCCACGGTATTCGTATGTTGAGCCTTGCCACACCAAGTGAGCAAATGGGCCCACGATTCAACAAAGTAGAAGCCGTACTCGCCAATATCGCCGGAATCGACATTGTGTATCCAGACCGTCGCGATGAATGCTGTGGCTTTGGTGGTACTTTTGCCGTCGATGAAGGCGCCGTATCGGCCAAGATGGGTAAAGACAAGGCCCAAGCCCACGCGGCAACAGGCGCGCAATATGTGGTTGGCTTCGACCCTTCATGCCTATTACACCTCGATGGCATGATCCGCAGACAACAATTGCCAATTGAAATTCGCCACATAGCGCAAGTGCTTAACGCCGCGCTCTAGGAGACCCACTATGGCATATCAACATAATCACGAGGCAACGGGTTCACAGGTTCACGCCCACAAGGCCGATATTTTCTGCCGTGATGAAACCCGTGTTGACTGGCACTCTAAGGCCCTTTGGGTGCTGCGGGAAAAACGTGACCGCGCCGCAGGCAGCTTACCCGAGTGGGAACAACTGCGTCAGCTAGGCTCCGAAATCAAACTGCATACCTTAACTAACCTTGCGCAATATCTTGAAACCTTTGAGCAAAATTGCCTAGCAAACGGTATCAAAGTCCACTGGGCAAAAGATGGCGCCGAGCACAACCGTATCGTACACGGCATCTTAGCCAGTCATCAGGTGAAGAAGTTAGTTAAGTCAAAATCCATGCTGACCGAGGAATGTCACCTCAATCCTTACTTAGAGCAACACGGGATTGAAGTTATCGACACCGACTTGGGCGAGCGGATTATTCAGCTGGCGAAAATGCCGCCTTCGCACATTGTGGTGCCCGCTATCCACATGAAGAAAGAAGAAGTGGGCGATCTGTTCCATGACAAATTAGGCACTAAAGCAGGCGAGTCCGATCCACTCTATTTGACCCGCGCCGCCCGTGCCCACCTGCGTGAGCAATTCCTCAGCGCCGATGCCGCCATGACAGGGGTAAACATGGCGATTGCCGATAAGGGCGCCGTGGTTGTTTGTACTAACGAAGGTAACGCCGACATGGGGGCAAACCTACCCAAGTTGCAGTTGCATTCCATGGGTATCGACAAAATTGTCCCCGATATCGACAGCGCCGCCGTGTTACTGCGCACCCTCGCCCGTAATGCAACTGGTCAACC encodes:
- a CDS encoding FAD-binding and (Fe-S)-binding domain-containing protein — encoded protein: MSINYDAVYKELIQQLGESAVSNDPVRRFAWSTDASYFRIVPEIVVHADNLEQAKQTLAIARAHKVPVTFRAAGTSLSGQAIGEGILLILGHDGFRTIEISSDSNKITLGAAVIGADANAALKPLNKKIGPDPATLASAMVGGIVSNNASGMCCGTAQNSYQTIASAKLLFADGTELNTGCDKSKAAFTQSHGELLDSLASLAKLTRSNDVLAQRIRKKYSIKNTTGYSINALVDFEDPFDLINHLIVGAEGTLAFVEEVTYHTVDEAKFKASAMAVFFNMVDAASAIPPIIGDSVAAAELLDWASIKAVTGKKGMPDWLNELPEGAAILLIESRANDAQTLESYTQDVIAKLAHIKTERPISFSSDANVYSKYWAMRSGLFPIIGGERPKGSSVIIEDVAFNVEHLAAAAADLTELFHKHGYPEGVIYGHALAGNFHFIITPTFASQADIERFQGFMQDVAEMVIHKYDGSMKAEHGTGRAVAPFVEMEWGADAYTLMKRIKHIFDPEGLLNPGVILNDDSTVHVKNIKPCPVVDDFVDKCIECGFCEKTCPTSALNFSPRQRIATLREIERLEQSGDKAAADKMRADAKYDVIDTCAACQLCTIACPVDNSMGQLVRKLRTPYISTTEQKVLDFQAKHFGAVNQVISTGFDVLGVIHKITGDGITNALMKTGRLLSKEVPYWNPDFPKGGKLPKPSPAKAGQETVVYFPACGGRTFGPTPKDPDNRTLPEVVVTLLERAGYNVITPEKTRDLCCGQMWESKGDFKNADAKRQELIDVVSKMSNGGKIPVLVDALSCTYRTLTGNPQVQITDLVEFMHDKLLDKLSINKKVNVALHLGCSARKMKLEPKMQAIADACSSQVLKPAGIDCCGYAGEKGLYKPEINASALRNIKKLIPVEIKEGYYANRMCEVGLTQHSGISYRHLAYLLEECSR
- a CDS encoding lactate utilization protein B gives rise to the protein MAYQHNHEATGSQVHAHKADIFCRDETRVDWHSKALWVLREKRDRAAGSLPEWEQLRQLGSEIKLHTLTNLAQYLETFEQNCLANGIKVHWAKDGAEHNRIVHGILASHQVKKLVKSKSMLTEECHLNPYLEQHGIEVIDTDLGERIIQLAKMPPSHIVVPAIHMKKEEVGDLFHDKLGTKAGESDPLYLTRAARAHLREQFLSADAAMTGVNMAIADKGAVVVCTNEGNADMGANLPKLQLHSMGIDKIVPDIDSAAVLLRTLARNATGQPVTTYSAFYRGPQVDGEMHVIIVDNGRTEMLKDKILAESLKCIRCGGCLNTCPVYRRSGGYSYNYTIPGPIGIAVGAKSDDTNSIAWACTLCGSCTYVCPTKVPLDKIIFHHRRLKAEAGKLPYGKNSYMPLVGKFMASPTMLNCSMGAARTALRILPSSLLKPFSGAWGKYRELPVAPNSSFEAWFKKHRSL
- a CDS encoding (Fe-S)-binding protein gives rise to the protein MKIALFIPCLVNQMMPDVAIATLELLEKLGHQVILPAGQTCCGQPMTNSGCFDAARSTTLKLLNAFKGVECDAIVCPAASCLVAAKENFHEFDSSPEAQAVIDKLYELTEFLHDVAPIPAFNKPFAHKISLQLSCHGIRMLSLATPSEQMGPRFNKVEAVLANIAGIDIVYPDRRDECCGFGGTFAVDEGAVSAKMGKDKAQAHAATGAQYVVGFDPSCLLHLDGMIRRQQLPIEIRHIAQVLNAAL